The following proteins are encoded in a genomic region of Grus americana isolate bGruAme1 chromosome 5, bGruAme1.mat, whole genome shotgun sequence:
- the FSHB gene encoding follitropin subunit beta — MKTVNCYVLLFCWKAICCNSCQLTNITIAVEREECQFCIMVNATWCSGYCFTRDPVYKYPPVSSVQQTCTFKEVVYETVKIPGCGDHPESFYSYPVATECHCETCDTDTTDCTVRGLGPSYCSFSQNGSSQ, encoded by the exons ATGAAGACAGTTAATTGTTATGTGCTGTTATTTTGCTGGAAAGCAATTTGTTGCAATAGCTGCCAGCTCACCAATATTACTATAGCAGTGGAAAGAGAAGAATGTCAATTCTGTATTATGGTGAATGCCACGTGGTGCTCAGGATACTGCTTCACAAGG GATCCAGTATATAAATATCCACCAGTATCATCTGTTCAGCAAACATGTACCTTCAAGGAGGTTGTGTACGAAACAGTGAAGATCCCTGGCTGTGGTGACCATCCCGAATCTTTTTATTCGTACCCGGTAGCTACAGAGTGCCACTGTGAGACCTGCGACACTGACACCACTGACTGCACTGTGAGAGGGCTGGGGCCATCCTACTGTTCCTTCAGCCAGAATGGAAGTAGCCAATGA